The sequence CACGTTCGTCCGTTCGATGTCGGCGCGAGCCTTTCCGCTTCCCCGTTCGAGATGGGCTCGAGGTCGGGCAGGGTTTGCACCCTGGTGTGCGTGGGAGCGGCGGATGGAAAACGGATCGCGCTCGCCGTATATCCCGCGAACGCGGCTCGGGTCGATTTCATCGACCGGTTTGCCCAGCATGTGAATCGAATCGCCGAAGTGGTCGGGCACTGCCAGTCGGAATCCCGACTGGCCGAAGCTCGGTCGGGGCTCTTGCGATACGCGCACGCGCTCGCCTCGGCCCACGAGTCGGAGACCGTTCTCGACCTTGCGGTGAGCGCCGGGCCTACCCTCGCTGGCGGCGAGAGAGGCGCGGTCTTCGTAGAGAGTGCTTCGGTTGGTTGGCGGACGGCATTCGAGAAAGGGTTTGGAGCCGAGTTGACTCCGGCTTTTCTGTCCCGGCTTCTCTCTCGTCTCGATGAAGCCGTGGGGCGACGCGGGCCGCTGAGGCTGGACGAACCGGACGCCGCCCTCCTGGTCGTTCCCATGTTTCACGGGCGCGAGCTGATGGGTGTCCTGCTCCTGGGACGAGCCGGTTCGAGCCCGGTATGGGACGACGCCGACTTCGAGGCCGCGAAGATCCTCGGCCAGCTCACCGCAACGGCGTTGAAGAACGCGAGACAGTTGGAAGCACTCTCCACGGTCATCGCTGGCCAAGGTGAGATCGCGGACCGCTCGTTCGATCTGCACGTGACGCTCGACGAGTCCGGGACGATACGAGGCTGCAATGCGCAGGCGAGTCGCGCCTTCGGGTCTTCCCCACCGGATCTCGTTGGCAGGCGGTTCGAGGACCTCGTCGATCGGGACTTCGTTCACCGCTGGCGGCAGTTGCAGCGAGAACTGTTCCGGAAGGGTAGCCTGAGCCAAATATCCACGAAGCTCCGGACCGACGACGAGAACGACATCGAGGTGGTTGTCAACGCCTTCGCCCCGTCGGCCGAAGAAGCCCGGTTGGTGATGAGTAATGTCACCGAGCTGAGGCGACTCGAGAATCAGCTCCGCCACAGTCAGAGGCAGGAGGTACTGGGTCTTCTCGCATCGGGCGTCGCCCACGACCTCAACAACGTCCTCGGCGGAGTACTCGGATATGCGTCGCTCGCTCGGCACCAGACTCAGGATCCGCGAGTGACGAAGTATGTGGAGACCATCGAGCGGACCGCGATGCGGGGGGCTTCGTTGACCGGACGCCTCCTGTCCTCGTCGCGAAAGAGCTCGCCTCGCCACGAGCCCGTGAGCCTCAATCAGCTCATTGGTGAGACGCTCGAGCTGCTCGCCCATAGCATGCCGAAGAGCATTCGTATCGAGACGAGCCTGGATCCTTCGGTGCGGGTGATCATGGCGGACTCGGCCCAGTTGCAGCAGATTCTGCTCAACCTGGCGATCAATGCTCGGGACGCGATGCGTGATGGCGGGATCATGCGGTTGTCCACCCGCCTGGAGACGGTGGATGCTCGGGTGCGCATCTCCGTCCAGGACACGGGGGTCGGGATGGACTCGAAGGTATTGGAACGGCTATACGAGCCGTTTTTCAGCACCAAGGGGCCGAAGGGCACGGGGCTCGGCCTCTCGGTCGTTTATGGAATCGTAAAGTCCCTCTCCGGTGACATCCGGGTCCAGAGCTCTCCCGGCCGGGGGACCCGGTTCGACGTTTTTCTACCTTGTCGGTGGGCGGACGAGGCGGCGACGGCTTGCGAGGTCGACGAGCCCGTCGGCCACGGAGAGCTCATCCTTCTCGTGGACGACGAGGAGGTCTTGCGCGATCTGGGAAAGGACATTCTCGAGACGCACGGTTATCGGGTCCATGTCGTATCCAGCGGGGAAGAAGCCGTCGATTTCATCCAGCGCGCGAAGGAGAGCGTAGCCCTCGTCGTCCTCGATCTCGTGATGCCGGGAATCGATGGCGGCGAGACGTACCGGCGCTTGCGACACCTCGACGCCGGGCTCCCGGTGCTCTTGTCGAGCGGACTCACCGCGGAGAAAAGCGTCGAGGAAATCCTTTCCGACCGCGCGACGGCGTTTCTCGAAAAACCTTACGGGCAAACCGAACTGGCGCGCGCCGTGCGCTCGACGATTCTCCGGAAGGGCCGCTCGACCGTCGTGCATTGAGTCCCTGGCACCTGACGCGTCCCCCCGAGACCGCGGCTATAATTCCGCGACCGATGCGGATCCTGATGATCGCGCCCGAGCCCTTTTTCCAGCCTCGTGGCACGCCTTTTAGCGAGTACTACCGCGCGCGGGCCATGACCGAGCTCGGCCACACCGTGGACGTCGTGACCTACCCCATGGGCGAGGACGTGGACATGCCGGGACTGACTGTCTATCGCGCTCCTCGGATCCCCGGCCTCAAGAACGTGCGCGTCGGCCCGTCGGGAGCGAAGCTCGCCCTCGATGCACTCGTCTTCACGTCATCGATCCGGCGCCTGCTTGCCGCCCGCTACGACCTCCTCGACTGCCACGAGGAGGCCGGGCTCATCGGCGTGGTCCTCGCGAAGCTCTTCCGGGTTCCCACGATCTACGACATGCACTCCTCGCTGCCCGAGCAGCTGGAGAACTTCGACTACACGCGCAACGGACTCGTCCGCCGGCTCTTCGAGGTCGGCGAGCGGCTGACGATACGAGGCTCCGACGGCGTCATCGTGATCTGCCCTTATCTGGAGAGCGTCGTCTCGCGAGTCGACGGCAACAAACCGTGCTTCTTGATCGAGAACACGCCTCTCGCCGAAGCCGGTGAAACCGTACCGCCCGAAGCGGTCGAGGC is a genomic window of Vicinamibacteria bacterium containing:
- a CDS encoding ATP-binding protein, with protein sequence MKHRVPGAIATAVLVAAALAYLAAGGYGYALGSIALALTMSGLVWHRSRRLAAESALLDHVSAELIAAREIEDIWARAATTLGRFLQASRVVVYCRDERDVYRLWKQYSADHVRPFDVGASLSASPFEMGSRSGRVCTLVCVGAADGKRIALAVYPANAARVDFIDRFAQHVNRIAEVVGHCQSESRLAEARSGLLRYAHALASAHESETVLDLAVSAGPTLAGGERGAVFVESASVGWRTAFEKGFGAELTPAFLSRLLSRLDEAVGRRGPLRLDEPDAALLVVPMFHGRELMGVLLLGRAGSSPVWDDADFEAAKILGQLTATALKNARQLEALSTVIAGQGEIADRSFDLHVTLDESGTIRGCNAQASRAFGSSPPDLVGRRFEDLVDRDFVHRWRQLQRELFRKGSLSQISTKLRTDDENDIEVVVNAFAPSAEEARLVMSNVTELRRLENQLRHSQRQEVLGLLASGVAHDLNNVLGGVLGYASLARHQTQDPRVTKYVETIERTAMRGASLTGRLLSSSRKSSPRHEPVSLNQLIGETLELLAHSMPKSIRIETSLDPSVRVIMADSAQLQQILLNLAINARDAMRDGGIMRLSTRLETVDARVRISVQDTGVGMDSKVLERLYEPFFSTKGPKGTGLGLSVVYGIVKSLSGDIRVQSSPGRGTRFDVFLPCRWADEAATACEVDEPVGHGELILLVDDEEVLRDLGKDILETHGYRVHVVSSGEEAVDFIQRAKESVALVVLDLVMPGIDGGETYRRLRHLDAGLPVLLSSGLTAEKSVEEILSDRATAFLEKPYGQTELARAVRSTILRKGRSTVVH